The following proteins are encoded in a genomic region of Mycobacterium sp. 155:
- a CDS encoding 6,7-dimethyl-8-ribityllumazine synthase, which produces MTDAATQIAFVQAAWHRNIVDRAREGFTERIRTVGFSDDHLEFFEVPGAFEIPLTAKRLARSGRYRAVVAAALVIDGGIYRHEFVATAVVDGLMRVQLDTDVPVFSVVLTPHHFHEHDEHVRYFTEHFVKKGAEAADAVAATLELHKSLG; this is translated from the coding sequence ATGACTGACGCAGCCACCCAGATCGCGTTCGTGCAGGCCGCCTGGCACCGCAATATCGTCGACCGTGCGCGTGAAGGTTTCACCGAGCGGATCCGGACAGTCGGCTTCAGTGATGACCACCTCGAATTCTTCGAGGTACCCGGCGCGTTCGAAATCCCGCTGACGGCGAAGCGATTGGCGCGCAGCGGCCGGTACCGGGCGGTGGTCGCCGCGGCGCTGGTGATCGACGGCGGCATATACCGGCACGAATTCGTTGCGACGGCCGTCGTCGACGGCCTGATGCGAGTCCAGCTCGATACCGATGTCCCGGTGTTCTCGGTGGTGCTGACGCCGCACCATTTCCACGAGCACGACGAACACGTCCGCTACTTCACCGAGCATTTCGTCAAGAAGGGGGCCGAGGCGGCCGACGCCGTCGCTGCGACCCTGGAGCTGCACAAGTCCCTGGGTTAG
- a CDS encoding potassium/proton antiporter, producing MSLQQLYLALLIGGLVLLASIIGTRVATRVGFPSLLLFLLVGVVLGEDGLGLNFDNVELARNICTAALAVILVEGGLTTRYSDIRKVLAPAASLAIVGVLISTVVTAVGAHVLLRMDWQLALLLGAIVAPTDAAAVFSVLRVLPLPRRLAGLLEAESGFNDAPAVILVLMFSVVPFVLEPEGALTDLLYELVVGIALGLAVGLLGAIALRRIALPASGLYPIATFGLGLVAFAASGSAHASGFIAAYLAAVVLANSGLPHRSATRSFAEGLGWLAQIGLFVLLGLLVNPHELAPDVIPAIIIGLVLLLVARPISVLGSLIGFRIPVREQLFLSWAGLRGAIPIVLATFPIVVGVTDSHRLLNIVFVLVVIFTLVQGPSLRFVAQRLGLVTPEAAREIQVEAAPLDVLDAELLTMTVQPASRLQNVTILELRLPHPAVITLIIRDGHTFVPLPDTRIEVGDELLIVTTSKVRPTTEARLRAVSRRGKLAYWFDEYGQLD from the coding sequence ATGAGCTTGCAACAGCTGTACCTGGCCCTCTTGATCGGAGGCCTCGTGCTGCTCGCAAGCATCATCGGTACGCGCGTCGCGACGCGCGTGGGGTTCCCCAGCTTGCTGCTGTTCCTGTTGGTCGGCGTCGTTCTGGGCGAGGACGGACTGGGGCTGAACTTCGACAACGTCGAACTCGCCAGGAACATCTGTACCGCCGCGCTCGCGGTGATCCTCGTCGAGGGCGGTTTGACGACGCGGTACTCCGACATTCGCAAAGTGCTGGCGCCAGCAGCGTCGCTGGCCATCGTCGGCGTGCTGATCAGTACGGTGGTGACGGCGGTGGGTGCCCACGTGCTACTGCGCATGGATTGGCAGCTCGCCCTGTTGCTCGGGGCGATCGTGGCGCCGACCGACGCAGCAGCGGTGTTCTCGGTCCTGCGCGTGCTGCCGCTGCCCCGGCGTCTGGCGGGCCTGCTCGAGGCGGAATCCGGATTCAACGATGCCCCCGCGGTGATCCTCGTGCTCATGTTCAGCGTGGTGCCTTTCGTGCTGGAACCCGAGGGTGCGCTCACCGATCTGTTGTATGAGCTGGTGGTCGGTATCGCGCTCGGCCTGGCGGTAGGTCTTCTGGGTGCGATCGCTCTGCGCCGCATCGCGCTGCCCGCGTCAGGGCTGTACCCGATCGCGACGTTCGGGCTGGGACTCGTCGCGTTCGCCGCCAGCGGCAGCGCTCACGCCAGCGGGTTCATCGCGGCCTATCTCGCCGCGGTCGTGCTCGCCAATTCAGGATTGCCGCACAGGTCGGCGACCCGGTCGTTCGCCGAGGGGCTCGGCTGGCTGGCTCAGATCGGCCTGTTCGTGCTTCTCGGGCTGCTGGTCAACCCGCATGAACTGGCACCCGACGTGATCCCGGCCATCATCATCGGCCTCGTCCTGCTACTGGTCGCCCGTCCGATCTCTGTACTGGGATCGCTGATCGGGTTCCGTATCCCCGTGCGCGAGCAGCTGTTTCTGTCATGGGCAGGGCTACGCGGCGCGATCCCGATCGTGCTGGCCACCTTTCCGATCGTGGTAGGCGTGACGGACAGCCACCGCCTGCTCAATATCGTGTTCGTGCTGGTGGTGATCTTCACCCTGGTCCAGGGCCCCAGCCTGCGTTTCGTCGCGCAGCGGCTGGGCCTGGTGACCCCCGAAGCCGCTCGGGAGATCCAGGTCGAAGCAGCGCCGCTGGATGTCCTCGACGCCGAGCTGCTCACCATGACAGTGCAGCCGGCGTCGCGTCTGCAGAACGTCACGATCCTCGAACTGCGGCTGCCGCACCCCGCGGTCATCACGTTGATCATCCGGGACGGGCACACCTTCGTTCCGCTGCCCGATACGCGCATCGAGGTCGGCGACGAGCTCCTCATCGTCACCACGAGCAAGGTCCGGCCCACCACCGAAGCGCGGCTGCGGGCCGTCAGTCGCCGAGGCAAGCTGGCGTACTGGTTCGACGAATACGGTCAGCTGGACTGA
- a CDS encoding mycobacterial-type methylenetetrahydrofolate reductase has protein sequence MPLNTIALELVPPNLERGVQYPVDEAHKVLALAAETGIEGRIRHVMIPGMIDEDDDRPVEMKPRMDVLDYWNILRPELPGMGGLCTQVTSFLDEAALGRRLADLSAAGFDGIAFVGVPRTMKDGEGEGVAPTDALSIYEQLVPNRGAILIPTRDGEQGRFKFKCERGATYGMTQLLYSDTIVGFLKEFAETTDHRPEIMLSFGFVPKMESKVGLINWLIQDPGNEAVAAEQEFLGQLADRDPDDKRKLMLDLYKRVIDGVADLGFPLSIHFEAAYGVSKPAFATFAEMLAYWAPDRA, from the coding sequence GTGCCCCTGAACACCATCGCGCTGGAACTCGTCCCGCCGAACCTGGAACGCGGCGTGCAGTACCCCGTCGACGAAGCGCACAAAGTGCTCGCGCTGGCTGCCGAGACCGGGATCGAAGGCCGGATCCGCCACGTCATGATCCCGGGGATGATCGACGAGGACGACGACCGTCCGGTCGAGATGAAGCCGCGGATGGATGTCCTGGACTACTGGAACATCCTGCGGCCCGAGCTGCCCGGCATGGGTGGTCTGTGCACGCAGGTCACCTCGTTTTTGGACGAGGCGGCACTGGGCCGGCGGCTGGCCGATCTGAGCGCGGCCGGTTTCGACGGCATCGCCTTCGTCGGCGTACCGAGGACGATGAAGGACGGCGAGGGTGAGGGCGTCGCGCCCACCGACGCGCTGTCGATCTATGAGCAGCTGGTGCCCAATCGGGGAGCCATCCTCATCCCGACCCGCGACGGCGAGCAGGGCCGGTTCAAGTTCAAATGCGAGCGGGGCGCGACGTACGGCATGACGCAGCTGCTGTACTCCGACACCATCGTCGGATTCCTCAAGGAATTCGCCGAGACCACCGACCACCGACCCGAGATCATGCTGTCATTCGGCTTCGTACCGAAGATGGAGTCCAAGGTCGGTCTGATCAACTGGCTGATCCAGGACCCGGGCAACGAGGCTGTTGCCGCCGAGCAGGAATTCCTCGGCCAGCTCGCGGATCGTGACCCGGACGACAAACGCAAGCTGATGCTGGACCTGTACAAGCGGGTGATCGACGGGGTGGCCGACCTCGGCTTCCCGCTGAGCATTCACTTCGAGGCGGCCTACGGAGTGTCCAAGCCTGCGTTCGCAACATTCGCCGAGATGCTCGCCTACTGGGCGCCGGATCGCGCCTGA
- a CDS encoding FAD-binding and (Fe-S)-binding domain-containing protein, with protein MRTVIDAAGLASALGRAGVRDVAADDTTRALYTSDASLYRVLPLLVVRPYDDAEVDAVLTVCRREGVPLTSRGGGTSIAGNAIGSGVVVDFSRHMNQVFGIDVESRTAVVQPGVVQADLQRRAAAVGLRYGPDPSSFNRATIGGMVGNNACGSRALGYGRTSDNLLGVRGYTGSGARLDTAADDHGPIMQALREVAAAHLSTIRTELGTFGRQVSGYALEHLAPERGFDVTRMMAGSEGTLAVLTEATVRLVTDPVHAVLVVLGYDDIVAAGDAAPGVLAFSPTACEGLDSRIVDVVTQRRGPSAVPPLPRGRAWLFVEIAGDDLDDVLDRAARVSTECDAVAARVVTDAADKAALWRIRADGAGLSSRSPAGRPAHAGWEDAAVPPHRLGAYLREFDALMAEFGVTGLPYGHFGDGCLHIRIDWPLERFGGVAIFREFITAATHLVVGYHGSLSGEHGDGRARSELLAMMYSPAALDAFAAVKHIFDPGNVLNPGVIVDPRPLDADLRVPAAPALRRDLAFAYRQDGGDFSQAVHRCTGVAKCRADTRATGGVMCPSYLATHDEKDSTRGRARVLQEMINGTAVTGGWRAPEVHEALDLCLSCKGCTSDCPTGIDMPMFKSEVLHQSYRRQLRPVTHYSLGWLPRWARLAGTAPGLVNAAARLPGVDRLARHVAGIDQRRTIPRFAPRTFRHWFGRTHTQPATGDPVLLFVDTFTDYFTPEVGQAAVAVLEAAGLRVQLTRRPQCCGLTWISTGQLDAARRILGRTIDELTETARAGVPIVGLEPSCTAVLRSDAGELLGEKAGPVAAATRTLAELLTERSWQPPRLDDISAVAQPHCHHHAVMTWGADAALLRDAGAVVRKLGGCCGLAGNFGVEKGHYEVSVAVAEQQLLPAVREAEPGTVVLADGYSCRTQLHDLAQTHGLHLAELLSAGLSESRR; from the coding sequence GTGCGAACCGTGATCGACGCAGCCGGGCTGGCCTCAGCACTGGGCCGCGCCGGCGTGCGCGATGTCGCCGCCGACGACACCACCCGCGCGTTGTACACCTCTGATGCGTCGCTGTATCGTGTGCTGCCCTTGCTGGTGGTACGGCCGTACGACGACGCTGAGGTGGACGCGGTCTTGACCGTTTGTCGCCGCGAAGGCGTCCCGCTGACCTCCCGTGGCGGGGGAACTTCGATCGCAGGCAATGCCATCGGCTCCGGTGTGGTCGTGGACTTCAGCCGGCACATGAACCAGGTGTTCGGCATCGACGTCGAATCCCGCACCGCGGTGGTGCAGCCCGGGGTCGTCCAGGCCGATCTGCAGCGTCGAGCCGCCGCTGTCGGTCTGCGGTACGGCCCCGACCCGTCTTCGTTCAACCGCGCCACGATCGGTGGCATGGTCGGCAACAACGCCTGCGGGTCACGGGCATTGGGCTACGGCCGGACGTCCGACAACCTGCTCGGGGTCCGCGGCTATACCGGCTCCGGCGCGCGGTTGGACACGGCCGCCGACGATCACGGCCCGATCATGCAGGCGCTGCGCGAGGTCGCCGCCGCACATCTGAGCACCATCCGCACCGAGCTGGGCACCTTCGGACGTCAGGTGTCCGGCTATGCGCTCGAGCACCTGGCGCCCGAACGTGGTTTCGACGTCACCCGGATGATGGCCGGCTCGGAGGGCACACTCGCGGTCCTGACCGAGGCCACGGTGCGGCTCGTGACTGATCCGGTCCACGCGGTGTTGGTTGTGCTCGGTTACGACGACATCGTCGCTGCCGGTGACGCGGCGCCCGGTGTGCTGGCCTTCTCACCCACGGCGTGCGAGGGCCTCGATTCACGCATCGTCGACGTGGTGACCCAGCGCCGCGGACCGAGCGCCGTGCCGCCGCTGCCGCGAGGACGGGCCTGGCTGTTCGTCGAGATAGCCGGCGACGATCTCGACGATGTGCTCGACCGGGCCGCGCGGGTGTCCACGGAATGCGATGCCGTGGCCGCCCGCGTCGTCACCGATGCCGCCGACAAGGCCGCGCTGTGGCGCATTCGTGCCGACGGGGCCGGGCTGTCGTCGCGCAGCCCGGCCGGCCGGCCCGCCCACGCGGGCTGGGAGGACGCCGCGGTGCCGCCGCACCGGCTCGGTGCCTATTTACGCGAATTCGATGCGCTGATGGCCGAATTCGGCGTCACCGGGCTGCCGTACGGGCATTTCGGTGACGGCTGCCTGCACATCCGAATCGACTGGCCGCTCGAGCGGTTCGGCGGCGTCGCAATCTTCCGCGAATTCATCACCGCTGCAACGCATCTTGTGGTCGGATACCACGGTTCGCTGTCTGGGGAACACGGCGATGGCCGGGCCCGCAGCGAACTGCTCGCCATGATGTACTCGCCCGCCGCGCTCGACGCTTTCGCGGCGGTCAAACACATCTTCGACCCGGGCAACGTACTCAACCCGGGGGTGATCGTCGACCCCCGCCCACTCGACGCGGATCTGCGGGTTCCCGCGGCACCTGCGCTGCGGCGTGACCTGGCCTTCGCCTACCGCCAAGACGGCGGGGACTTCAGTCAGGCTGTGCATCGTTGCACCGGAGTCGCCAAATGCCGTGCCGACACCCGCGCGACCGGCGGGGTGATGTGCCCGTCGTATCTGGCGACGCACGATGAGAAAGACTCCACGCGGGGCCGCGCGCGGGTGCTGCAGGAGATGATCAACGGCACCGCGGTCACCGGTGGCTGGCGGGCGCCGGAGGTGCACGAGGCGCTCGATTTGTGCTTGTCCTGCAAGGGCTGCACCTCGGACTGCCCGACCGGGATCGACATGCCGATGTTCAAATCCGAAGTGCTGCATCAGAGTTACCGTCGGCAGCTGCGCCCGGTCACGCACTACTCACTCGGCTGGCTGCCACGCTGGGCACGGCTGGCCGGCACAGCTCCCGGTCTGGTCAACGCCGCTGCCCGGCTGCCGGGCGTGGACCGGCTGGCACGGCACGTCGCAGGCATCGACCAACGCCGCACCATCCCACGGTTTGCTCCCCGGACCTTCCGGCATTGGTTCGGCCGCACGCACACCCAGCCGGCGACTGGTGATCCGGTGCTGTTGTTCGTCGACACGTTCACCGACTACTTCACCCCCGAGGTCGGCCAGGCAGCCGTGGCGGTGCTGGAAGCTGCGGGCCTGCGGGTGCAGCTGACGCGGCGGCCGCAGTGCTGCGGTCTGACCTGGATCAGCACCGGCCAGCTCGATGCCGCCAGACGCATCCTGGGGCGCACCATCGACGAGCTGACCGAGACTGCCCGCGCCGGAGTCCCGATCGTCGGCCTGGAGCCGTCCTGCACAGCGGTGCTCCGTTCGGACGCCGGCGAACTGCTCGGCGAGAAGGCTGGTCCGGTCGCAGCCGCCACCCGCACGCTCGCCGAGTTGCTCACCGAAAGATCCTGGCAGCCACCACGACTCGACGACATCTCGGCAGTGGCCCAACCACACTGCCATCACCACGCGGTGATGACGTGGGGTGCCGACGCCGCGCTGCTGCGCGATGCCGGCGCGGTGGTCCGCAAATTGGGTGGATGTTGCGGTCTGGCAGGCAATTTCGGCGTGGAGAAAGGCCACTACGAGGTGTCTGTCGCGGTCGCCGAACAGCAGCTGCTACCGGCCGTGCGCGAGGCGGAGCCCGGCACTGTGGTGCTGGCCGACGGCTATTCGTGCCGCACCCAACTGCACGACCTGGCCCAGACCCACGGGCTGCACCTGGCCGAATTGCTGTCGGCAGGCCTAAGTGAGTCGCGGCGCTGA
- a CDS encoding cutinase family protein yields MPVGTTPRHRRRLRTGTHSALAVVVMTTVAATVPTPTASAAPKCSDVEVIFARGTDEPPGIGAVGQAFVDALRPMVKGSTLSSYAVQYPASWDFLKAAAGATDMSNRAQNTASRCPKTQIVLGGYSQGAAVVDVVATSPVGGLGYSAPLPAAVVPRIASIVVFGNPSARLGQPLTRMSPDFGARTADLCNTNDPVCSLGRDFDAHVRYQQSGLIQLGAQWASRHIKQRV; encoded by the coding sequence ATGCCTGTCGGCACGACCCCTCGACATCGTCGCCGCTTGCGAACGGGAACGCACAGCGCGCTCGCTGTCGTCGTGATGACCACAGTCGCCGCCACGGTCCCGACACCGACGGCCTCCGCGGCCCCGAAGTGCTCCGACGTCGAGGTCATTTTCGCGCGGGGCACCGATGAGCCACCGGGCATCGGTGCCGTCGGGCAGGCTTTCGTGGACGCGCTGCGTCCCATGGTGAAGGGATCGACGCTCAGCAGCTACGCGGTCCAGTACCCCGCATCGTGGGATTTTCTCAAGGCCGCGGCCGGTGCTACCGACATGAGCAACCGCGCGCAGAACACCGCGTCAAGATGCCCGAAGACGCAGATCGTGCTCGGCGGCTACTCGCAGGGCGCGGCTGTCGTCGATGTCGTCGCCACCTCCCCCGTCGGTGGTTTGGGCTACTCCGCGCCGCTGCCGGCCGCCGTCGTCCCGCGGATCGCCTCAATCGTGGTCTTCGGTAATCCGTCGGCGCGTCTCGGCCAGCCGCTGACACGGATGAGCCCCGACTTCGGCGCCAGAACCGCCGACTTGTGCAACACCAACGACCCCGTCTGCTCGCTCGGCCGGGATTTCGACGCACATGTCCGCTATCAGCAGTCCGGCTTGATACAGCTCGGTGCACAATGGGCGTCGCGCCACATCAAGCAACGCGTCTGA
- a CDS encoding TetR/AcrR family transcriptional regulator — MVTQTGLRRRQPVQERSKRRVQRILAAAMELLEAHGADAVTTRAIAERADVPVATVYQFFPNRDAILSEILLEHLDQRDADGAAMLGAMAPSSLSEVAHTLFDFHYQHLHARPQLVTLHYNSLARGLLADPRLRRAKFANALHSALLAWQLVRPDTDPLVTAVAVEMGDRLLEVAHRAGPEGDRSVLAEGARALTAYLQTYAVLQD, encoded by the coding sequence GTGGTCACCCAAACCGGGTTACGTCGCCGCCAGCCGGTGCAGGAACGCAGCAAGCGACGGGTCCAGCGAATCCTCGCCGCCGCGATGGAGCTGCTGGAGGCTCACGGCGCCGACGCGGTGACCACCCGGGCGATCGCCGAACGCGCCGATGTACCGGTAGCGACGGTGTACCAGTTCTTCCCGAACCGGGACGCCATCCTGTCGGAGATCCTGTTGGAGCATCTCGATCAGCGCGATGCCGACGGCGCTGCCATGCTGGGTGCGATGGCGCCGAGCAGCCTGAGCGAGGTTGCCCATACGCTCTTCGACTTTCACTACCAACACCTGCACGCCCGTCCACAGTTGGTGACGCTGCACTACAACAGCCTGGCGCGTGGCCTGCTGGCCGACCCGAGGCTGCGCCGCGCAAAGTTCGCCAATGCCCTCCACTCAGCACTGCTGGCGTGGCAGTTGGTGCGGCCAGACACCGATCCGCTGGTAACCGCGGTGGCGGTGGAGATGGGTGACCGTCTACTCGAAGTCGCCCACCGGGCCGGGCCGGAGGGGGACCGCTCTGTGCTTGCCGAAGGCGCCCGCGCGCTGACCGCGTATCTGCAGACCTACGCCGTCTTGCAGGATTGA
- a CDS encoding cutinase family protein — MVLTAMLIVALVGAGPVHPATADPCADVDVVFARGTGEPPGIGRVGQAFVDALVPQLGGRSVSTYGVNYPASINFLTTADGANDAAAHIAWMVGQCPGTQLVLGGFSQGAAVVSMLAGVPPLGNTIGSFGSAPPLPPPSADQIRAVAVFGNPGQRFGTPLSSTGLFAGRAIDQCSPGDPICVQRGRDRAAHSNYELPPYSDRAANFVAGRL, encoded by the coding sequence ATGGTGCTGACCGCCATGCTGATCGTGGCGCTCGTCGGCGCCGGTCCGGTCCACCCGGCAACCGCCGACCCGTGCGCCGACGTCGATGTGGTGTTCGCGAGGGGTACGGGTGAGCCGCCCGGTATCGGCCGGGTGGGGCAGGCGTTCGTCGACGCGCTGGTGCCACAACTGGGCGGACGTTCCGTGAGTACCTACGGCGTGAACTATCCCGCCAGCATCAACTTCCTCACCACGGCTGACGGCGCCAACGACGCGGCCGCGCACATCGCCTGGATGGTAGGGCAGTGCCCGGGGACCCAATTGGTGTTGGGCGGGTTCTCCCAGGGTGCGGCGGTCGTGTCGATGCTGGCGGGCGTGCCGCCGTTGGGCAACACCATCGGTTCGTTCGGGTCGGCCCCGCCGCTGCCGCCGCCGAGCGCCGACCAGATCCGGGCGGTCGCGGTGTTCGGCAATCCCGGTCAGCGTTTCGGCACGCCGCTGTCGAGCACCGGACTGTTCGCGGGCCGTGCCATCGACCAGTGCAGCCCGGGTGACCCGATTTGTGTCCAGCGCGGCCGGGACCGCGCGGCACACAGCAACTACGAACTGCCGCCCTACAGCGACCGGGCGGCGAATTTCGTCGCCGGTCGCCTCTGA
- a CDS encoding type 1 glutamine amidotransferase, translated as MAKVLFIRNDPAEPGTTLSEAFAENGFDVDTFAVVSRDQLENPAIEVDFPDLTRYDVVVTMGGRWGVYDDALRDTWVGTQMARLREAADAGVGLLGVCFGGQLLAQTFGGSVGKSSSPEVGWYDISTDDPQLIPPGPWFQWHFDRWTTPPGATEIARNSNAPQAFVLGRTLALQFHPELDPALLEVWMGEDQDGAAAAAVGLTQDELRLRTKELADDSAVRMRALVRGYLSRVVRAAPQS; from the coding sequence GTGGCAAAAGTACTGTTCATCCGCAACGACCCCGCCGAGCCCGGGACGACGCTGAGTGAGGCCTTCGCCGAAAATGGATTCGACGTCGACACCTTCGCCGTGGTTTCGCGCGATCAACTGGAAAACCCAGCCATCGAGGTGGACTTTCCCGACTTGACCCGTTACGACGTGGTGGTCACGATGGGCGGGCGCTGGGGGGTGTACGACGACGCCCTGCGTGACACCTGGGTCGGCACTCAGATGGCCCGGCTACGTGAGGCGGCCGACGCCGGTGTTGGTCTGTTGGGCGTGTGCTTCGGCGGCCAATTGCTCGCGCAGACCTTCGGCGGGTCCGTCGGCAAGTCCAGTTCACCCGAGGTCGGCTGGTACGACATCAGCACAGACGATCCGCAACTGATCCCGCCAGGCCCGTGGTTCCAGTGGCATTTCGATCGCTGGACGACGCCACCCGGCGCCACCGAAATCGCCCGTAACAGCAACGCGCCGCAGGCGTTCGTGCTGGGCCGCACGCTGGCCCTGCAGTTCCACCCCGAACTCGATCCGGCGTTGCTGGAGGTCTGGATGGGCGAAGACCAGGACGGAGCCGCCGCCGCGGCGGTCGGTCTGACCCAGGATGAATTACGTTTGCGGACAAAAGAACTCGCGGACGACTCCGCCGTGCGCATGCGCGCGCTGGTACGCGGTTACCTGTCACGGGTGGTCCGCGCCGCGCCACAGTCTTGA